The Arachis ipaensis cultivar K30076 chromosome B07, Araip1.1, whole genome shotgun sequence genome includes a window with the following:
- the LOC110264609 gene encoding S-adenosyl-L-methionine-dependent tRNA 4-demethylwyosine synthase-like, giving the protein MPIIPFSLSSLPADISAPALLTTVSAATATATAMLLICKSRFMRFSPYGKNLTRHHLEQPKRNPKRDPRGKMLFVSQIGTSKALATRLCDLLESKGVVLDLVDARNYEPESLPKENLVVLVASTSEVWNLYSARDFSSNHDLAWGARFFVDWIKEKANAFKVGAFVVNACSFSAFVVGSEVNEGGKNLMAKAANEIRGLRHTAVSNADFDSWWGSVVAVLQGAVLGAAADGICGESEPEDAGSSDPKRLYMLVENGDWILEETETGWSFSNTIKHRMLTINDDNFMKDGTIKLDEVGRVTPEWPLKDDLFVDNSRLPTSQGFCSVGHCLFFAGGFVATILPEWNLSV; this is encoded by the exons ATGCCAATCATACCCTTTTCGTTGTCCTCGTTACCTGCAGATATATCGGCACCCGCACTCTTGACCACCGTGAGCGCCGCTACGGCCACTGCTACAGCCATGTTATTAATCTGCAAGTCTCGTTTCATGCGCTTCAGCCCCTACGGAAAGAACCTCACAAGACACCATCTCGAGCAACCCAAACGCAATCCCAAACGCGATCCACGTGGCAAGATGCTATTCGTTTCCCAAATCGGAACTTCAAAAGCCCTAGCGACGCGCCTCTGCGATTTGTTAGAGTCGAAAGGCGTCGTTTTGGACCTCGTAGATGCCCGGAATTACGAGCCCGAATCCCTACCCAAGGAGAACCTCGTCGTCCTCGTTGCTTCAACTTCGGAAGTTTGGAACCTATATTCCGCACGGGATTTCTCCTCCAATCACGACCTAGCTTGGGGAGCAAGGTTCTTCGTCGATTGGATCAAGGAAAAAGCGAACGCCTTTAAGGTTGGAGCGTTTGTTGTGAATGCTTGCAGTTTCAGTGCCTTTGTCGTGGGCAGCGAGGTTAATGAAGGTGGCAAGAATTTGATGGCTAAGGCCGCCAATGAGATTAGGGGTTTGAGGCACACTGCTGTATCGAATGCGGATTTTGACAGCTGGTGGGGAAGTGTTGTTGCGGTTTTGCAAGGTGCTGTTTTGGGAGCTGCTGCTGATGGAATATGCGGGGAATCTGAACCTGAG GATGCTGGTTCTTCTGATCCAAAGCGTTTATATATGTTGGTGGAAAATGGGGATTGGATATTAGAGGAGACCGAGACTGGTTGGAGCTTCTCTAATACCATCAAGCACAGGATGTTAACTATCAATGACGACAACTTTATGAAAGATGGCACTATTAAACTTGATGAAGTAGGTCGTGTAACTCCTGAATGGCCACTTAAAGATGATCTATTCGTCGACAACAGTCGGTTACCAACTTCTCAAGGATTTTGTTCTGTTGGTCACTGCCTTTTCTTTGCTGGTGGTTTTGTGGCTACTATTTTACCAGAATGGAACTTGAGtgtgtaa